The Sulfitobacter donghicola DSW-25 = KCTC 12864 = JCM 14565 genome has a segment encoding these proteins:
- a CDS encoding DMT family transporter: MTERTISSQSWGLMALLALLWGASFISIRIALDEIPPLTAMAHRVSWASVVLWAYVLIRRLPLPRGGKVWIGFLGMGLLNNVIPFTLMAWGQLYIPSGLTSIFNATTAIFGVLVAALLLSDEHLSRRKAVGVAIGFAGVVTAIGLESLRNFDITSIAQLAVIAGTISYAFAGVWARKMLSGLAPQLAAAGMLTASTLVLVPVAWIYDGPISLDLQPRTLWAIAYFALGATALAYLLYYRILDLSGSGNLMLVTLMITPIAIILGSVILGETLPSNAYKGFALLALGLIVIDGRLIDRMRRTG; encoded by the coding sequence ATGACAGAACGCACAATCTCTTCGCAAAGCTGGGGCCTGATGGCCCTTCTCGCCCTTCTTTGGGGGGCGTCGTTTATTTCAATCCGTATTGCGCTGGACGAAATCCCGCCGCTTACGGCGATGGCACACCGCGTAAGCTGGGCCAGCGTGGTTTTATGGGCCTATGTGCTGATCCGCCGCCTCCCTTTGCCTCGCGGAGGCAAGGTCTGGATCGGGTTCTTGGGGATGGGCCTGCTGAACAATGTGATCCCCTTTACGCTTATGGCGTGGGGGCAGCTGTATATCCCCTCTGGCCTTACGTCGATCTTTAACGCGACGACGGCGATTTTTGGGGTCTTGGTGGCTGCCTTACTGCTGAGTGATGAACACCTGTCGCGCCGCAAAGCAGTGGGCGTTGCGATTGGTTTTGCAGGTGTTGTGACGGCTATTGGCTTGGAAAGCCTGCGCAATTTCGACATCACATCAATCGCTCAGCTAGCGGTGATTGCGGGAACTATATCTTATGCCTTTGCAGGCGTTTGGGCGCGCAAGATGCTGTCAGGACTTGCGCCACAGCTTGCGGCAGCAGGCATGCTGACGGCCTCGACGCTGGTGCTGGTACCCGTTGCATGGATTTATGACGGTCCGATCAGCCTTGATCTACAGCCTCGTACACTATGGGCCATTGCCTATTTTGCGCTGGGGGCGACCGCGCTGGCCTATCTGCTGTATTACCGCATTCTGGACCTTTCAGGCAGCGGCAACCTGATGCTGGTCACCTTGATGATAACGCCAATCGCGATCATCTTAGGTTCAGTGATCTTGGGCGAAACCCTACCCTCAAACGCCTACAAAGGCTTTGCCCTACTGGCCCTCGGGTTAATCGTGATTGACGGACGCCTGATTGACCGAATGCGGCGCACAGGATAG
- a CDS encoding homoserine O-succinyltransferase, producing MPIKLPSALPAYDVLVREGVSVMDEDQAARQDIRPLRIALLNLMPKKIQTENQFARLIGATPLQIELTLMRMSDHQTRNTTAEHMDSFYQPVSDFWDEKFDGLIITGAPVEHLDFDKVGYYDELQKVMDWTQTNVQSTMAVCWGGMAMINHFHGIKKHILEQKAFGCFRHTNLAPASPYLNGFSDDCVIPVSRWTEIRQDEVDAVEGLQTLLGSEEVGPALIEDPAHRAVYIFNHFEYDRDSLKQEYDRDVDAGVPINVPVNYYTNNDPSLPPVNRWRSHAHLLYGNWIQEIYQSTPYDIQLIGS from the coding sequence ATGCCTATTAAACTCCCCTCTGCCCTGCCCGCCTATGATGTTCTGGTCCGTGAAGGTGTCAGCGTCATGGATGAAGATCAGGCGGCCCGTCAGGATATCCGCCCCCTGCGCATCGCGTTGCTGAACCTGATGCCAAAGAAAATCCAGACCGAGAACCAGTTTGCGCGCCTGATCGGCGCAACACCATTGCAGATCGAACTGACGTTGATGCGCATGTCTGACCACCAGACACGCAATACAACAGCAGAACATATGGACAGTTTCTACCAGCCTGTATCCGATTTCTGGGATGAGAAATTTGACGGGCTGATCATTACCGGCGCGCCGGTTGAGCATCTGGATTTCGACAAGGTCGGCTATTACGACGAATTGCAAAAGGTGATGGATTGGACGCAAACAAATGTGCAATCCACCATGGCCGTGTGTTGGGGTGGCATGGCCATGATCAACCATTTCCATGGCATCAAAAAACACATTCTAGAGCAAAAGGCCTTTGGCTGTTTCCGCCACACAAACCTTGCCCCTGCTTCGCCCTATCTGAACGGGTTTTCAGATGATTGCGTCATCCCTGTCTCGCGCTGGACCGAAATCCGACAGGATGAGGTAGACGCGGTAGAGGGGCTTCAAACCCTTCTGGGCAGCGAAGAGGTCGGCCCTGCCTTGATCGAGGATCCAGCCCACCGTGCGGTCTATATCTTTAACCACTTTGAATATGACCGTGACTCGCTCAAACAGGAATATGATCGCGACGTCGACGCAGGCGTGCCGATCAATGTGCCCGTGAATTACTATACCAATAACGACCCCTCACTGCCGCCGGTCAACCGCTGGCGCAGCCATGCGCATTTGCTTTATGGCAATTGGATTCAGGAAATATATCAATCTACCCCTTATGACATCCAGCTCATAGGGAGCTGA
- a CDS encoding alpha/beta fold hydrolase, with amino-acid sequence MVWFAVFLLAFVLALHGCARSRETTANATYPPQGRVVDVDGTPVHVLIAGTGPDLVLLHGASGNVRDWTMDFVDRVSDRYRVIMFDRPGLGWTGRLAGKSGAWNARAESPAEQAALLQKAAAIVGIEQPVVVGHSFGGAVALAWALGQPEETGALVLLGAVSNPWPGSLGWPYTLGGTALGGALLVPAISAFVPKSYVNASVEAIFAPQKAPQGYAEMIGADLVLRRESLRANCQQVNSLRPHIVKMSKRYETLNLPVEILHGDADTIVPLTVHAKPLAEQITNAQLTTLRGIGHMPHHSAPDAVEDAIDRATQRAGLR; translated from the coding sequence ATGGTCTGGTTTGCGGTATTTCTTTTGGCTTTTGTTTTGGCTCTGCATGGGTGCGCCAGATCAAGGGAAACAACCGCAAACGCCACCTATCCGCCCCAAGGGCGGGTTGTTGATGTGGATGGAACGCCTGTTCATGTGTTAATTGCGGGCACGGGGCCTGATCTGGTGCTGCTGCATGGCGCCAGCGGGAATGTCCGCGATTGGACCATGGATTTTGTCGATCGGGTCTCGGATCGCTACCGCGTCATCATGTTTGATCGTCCTGGGCTTGGATGGACGGGGCGCCTTGCTGGTAAATCGGGCGCGTGGAACGCCCGCGCTGAATCCCCCGCTGAACAAGCCGCATTATTGCAAAAAGCAGCAGCAATTGTCGGGATCGAACAGCCCGTTGTTGTTGGCCATTCCTTTGGCGGCGCTGTTGCTTTGGCTTGGGCGCTTGGGCAACCGGAAGAAACCGGTGCCCTTGTTTTATTGGGCGCGGTCTCAAACCCATGGCCCGGTAGTTTGGGGTGGCCCTATACGCTTGGCGGCACTGCTTTGGGCGGTGCGCTTTTGGTTCCTGCGATCTCGGCCTTTGTGCCCAAATCATATGTTAACGCGAGTGTCGAAGCGATATTTGCCCCACAGAAAGCACCGCAGGGGTATGCGGAAATGATTGGGGCCGATCTGGTGTTGCGCCGTGAAAGCCTGCGCGCAAATTGCCAGCAGGTGAACTCCCTGCGGCCTCATATTGTGAAAATGTCAAAACGATATGAAACACTTAACCTACCCGTTGAAATCCTTCACGGAGACGCTGACACGATTGTGCCGCTCACTGTGCATGCCAAACCCTTGGCCGAGCAGATTACAAATGCGCAGCTAACCACGCTGCGCGGTATTGGCCATATGCCCCACCATAGCGCCCCCGATGCTGTCGAAGATGCAATCGACCGCGCAACGCAACGTGCGGGTTTGCGTTAA
- the ppk2 gene encoding polyphosphate kinase 2: MELPFDGAISTFYKTQAPDAVRKAVESAEKGDILSKSYPHKARKSRKSYEREMAALQIELVKLQAWVRETGTRIAMVFEGRDAAGKGGTIGRFRMNLNPRNANVIALSKPSEEESSQWYFQRYIKHLPSAGHINFFDRSWYNRGVVEPVFGFCTPEQNAQFFTQVQPFEQMLAEDGIHLFKFWLNVGREEQLRRMLQREQDPLKQWKLSSIDVKGLSLWDAYSAAIKDTLERSHTDIAPWTVVRSDDKRRARLNAIRTILHHFDYTRKDVDAIGEIDDSICGGPDIWDV, from the coding sequence ATGGAGCTGCCCTTTGACGGTGCAATTAGCACTTTTTACAAAACCCAAGCCCCCGATGCCGTGCGCAAGGCCGTTGAGAGCGCCGAGAAAGGCGATATCCTCTCCAAAAGCTACCCTCACAAGGCCCGCAAAAGCCGCAAATCTTATGAACGCGAAATGGCTGCGTTGCAGATCGAGCTGGTAAAGCTACAAGCATGGGTGCGCGAAACGGGCACCCGTATCGCCATGGTTTTTGAGGGCCGCGACGCCGCTGGCAAGGGTGGCACAATTGGCCGTTTTCGGATGAACCTCAATCCGCGAAACGCCAATGTCATCGCCCTGAGCAAACCCTCCGAAGAGGAAAGCAGCCAGTGGTATTTTCAGCGCTATATCAAACACCTACCATCTGCAGGGCACATCAACTTTTTCGACCGCTCATGGTACAACCGCGGTGTGGTTGAACCTGTTTTCGGCTTTTGCACCCCCGAGCAGAACGCCCAGTTCTTTACCCAAGTGCAACCCTTTGAGCAGATGCTGGCAGAAGACGGCATCCACCTGTTCAAATTCTGGCTGAACGTCGGGCGCGAAGAGCAGCTGCGCCGCATGTTGCAGCGCGAGCAAGATCCGCTAAAGCAATGGAAACTATCCAGCATCGACGTAAAAGGCCTGAGCCTGTGGGACGCATATTCAGCCGCGATCAAAGACACGCTAGAGCGCAGCCACACCGATATTGCGCCATGGACCGTGGTGCGCTCTGACGACAAACGCCGCGCGCGCCTTAACGCCATTCGCACAATCCTGCATCACTTTGATTACACACGCAAAGACGTCGATGCCATTGGCGAAATCGACGACAGCATTTGTGGCGGGCCTGATATCTGGGATGTCTAA
- a CDS encoding TetR/AcrR family transcriptional regulator, with product MSKRGYHHGNLRQALVDAALQLIELRGPTGFTLSEAAKQAGVTPAAVYRHFEGREDLIAEAALQGYEIFGDLMQFAYESGQPSALQAFEATGRAYLAFARKYPGHYIAMFESGVQVNRTAALATVANRANGVLEKAATDLSQHIPEDKRPPASMFSAHIWALSHGVVELFARNSPGRASPFPPEDLLETGIGIYLRGLGLIAPDE from the coding sequence ATGTCTAAACGCGGCTATCATCACGGCAACTTGCGCCAAGCATTGGTCGATGCGGCCCTGCAATTGATCGAGCTGCGCGGCCCGACTGGTTTCACCCTTTCCGAGGCTGCCAAGCAGGCTGGCGTGACGCCTGCCGCTGTTTATCGACACTTTGAAGGTCGCGAAGACCTGATCGCCGAGGCGGCCCTACAGGGGTATGAGATTTTCGGCGATCTGATGCAATTTGCATATGAAAGCGGCCAGCCCTCGGCGCTTCAGGCGTTTGAGGCCACGGGCCGCGCCTATTTGGCCTTTGCCCGCAAATACCCCGGCCACTACATCGCGATGTTTGAAAGCGGCGTACAGGTGAACCGTACAGCCGCGCTGGCAACCGTCGCAAACCGCGCCAACGGGGTGCTGGAAAAGGCCGCAACCGACCTTAGCCAACACATCCCCGAAGACAAACGCCCCCCCGCCTCTATGTTTTCAGCGCATATTTGGGCGCTTAGCCACGGGGTGGTCGAATTATTTGCGCGTAACTCCCCCGGTCGCGCCTCGCCTTTCCCACCAGAAGACCTACTGGAAACTGGGATCGGCATTTATCTGCGCGGCTTGGGCCTGATTGCGCCAGACGAATAA